One genomic region from Xenopus laevis strain J_2021 chromosome 2L, Xenopus_laevis_v10.1, whole genome shotgun sequence encodes:
- the cltc.L gene encoding clathrin, heavy chain (Hc) L homeolog isoform X1, giving the protein MAQILPIRFQEHLQLQNLGINPANIGFSTLTMESDKFICIREKVGDQAQVVIIDMNDASNPIRRPISADNAIMNPASKVIALKDAGKTLQIFNIEMKSKMKAHTMTDDVSFWKWISLNTVALVTDNAVYHWSMEGESQPVKVFDRHSSLAGCQIINYRTDAKQKWLLLTGISAQQNRVVGAMQLYSVDRKVSQPIEGHAASFAQFKMEGNAEESTLFCFAVRGQAGGKLHIIEVGTPPTGNQPFPKKAVDVFFPPEAQNDFPVAMQISSKHDVVFLITKYGYIHLYDLETGTCIYMNRISGETIFVTAPHEATAGIIGVNRKGQVLSVCVEEENIIPYITNVLQNPDLALRMAVRNNLAGAEELFARKFNALFAQGNYSEAAKVAANAPKGILRTPETIRRFQSVPAQPGQTSPLLQYFGILLDQGQLNKFESLELCRPVLQQGRKQLLEKWLKEDKLECSEELGDLVKSVDPTLALSVYLRANVPNKVIQCFAETGQVQKIVLYAKKVGYTPEWIFLLRNVMRINPDQGQQFAQMLVQDEEPLADITQIVDVFMEYNLIQQCTAFLLDALKNNRPTEGPLQTRLLEMNLMHAPQVADAILGNQMFTHYDRAHIAQLCEKAGLLQRALEHFTDLYDIKRAVVHTHLLNPEWLVNYFGSLSVEDSLECLRAMLSANIRQNLQICVQVASKYHEQLSTLSLIELFESFKSFEGLFYFLGSIVNFSQDPDVHFKYIQAACKTGQIKEVERISRESNCYDPERVKNFLKEAKLTDQLPLIIVCDRFDFVHDLVLYLYRNNLQKYIEIYVQKVNPSRLPVVIGGLLDVDCSEDVIKSLILVVRGQFSTDELVAEVEKRNRLKLLLPWLESRIHEGCEEPATHNALAKIYIDSNNNPERFLRENPYYDSRVVGKYCEKRDPHLACVAYERGQCDLELINVCNENSLFKSLSRYLVRRKDPELWASVLLESNPYRRPLIDQVVQTALSETQDPEEVSVTVKAFMTADLPNELIELLEKIVLDNSVFSEHRNLQNLLILTAIKADRTRVMEYINRLDNYDAPDIANIAISNELFEEAFAIFRKFDVNTSAVQVLIEHIGNLDRAYEFAERCNEPAVWSQLAKAQLQKGMVKEAIDSYIKADDPSSFMEVVEAANASGNWEELVKYLQMARKKARESYVETELIFALAKTNRLAELEEFINGPNNAHIQQVGDRCYDEKMYDAAKLLYNNVSNFGRLASTLVHLGEYQAAVDGARKANSTRTWKEVCFACVDGKEFRLAQMCGLHIVVHADELEELINYYQDRGYFEELITMLEAALGLERAHMGMFTELAILYSKFKPQKMREHLELFWSRVNIPKVLRAAEQAHLWAELVFLYDKYEEFDNAIITMMNHATDAWKEGQFKDIITKVANVELYYKAIHFYLEFKPLLLNDLLMVLSPRLDHTRAVNFFTKVKQLPLVKPYLRSVQNHNNKSVNEALNNLFITEEDYQALRTSIDAYDNFDNISLAQRLEKHELIEFRRIAAYLFKGNNRWKQSVELCKKDKLYKDAMQYASESKDTELAEELLQWFLVEEKKECFAACLFTCYDLLRPDVVLETAWRHNIMEFAMPYFIQVMREYLSKVDAIKEKVDKLDASESIRKEEEQATETQPIVYGQPQLMLTAGPSVPVPPQAAYGYGYTAPAYGQPQPGFGYSM; this is encoded by the exons CTGGAAAAACACTCCAAATTTTTAACATTGAAATGAAAAGCAAGATGAAGGCCCACACCATGACCGATGATGTCTCATTCTGGAAATGGATCTCCTTGAACACTGTCGCTTTAGTGACTGACAATGCAGTCTATCATTGGAGTATGGAGGGGGAATCTCAGCCAGTAAAGGTGTTTGACCGACATTCAAGCCTGGCAGGGTGCCAGATCATTAATTATCGAACAGATGCAAAGCAAAAGTGGCTGCTTCTCACTGGAATATCTGCCCAG caaaaccGGGTTGTGGGAGCCATGCAGCTTTACTCTGTAGACAGGAAAGTGTCTCAGCCCATTGAAGGACATGCTGCCAGCTTTGCACAGTTCAAGATGGAAGGAAATGCTGAAGAATCAACCCTCTTCTGCTTTGCTGTAAGGGGTCAAGCTGGGGGTAAG ctCCATATTATAGAAGTTGGTACACCACCTACAGGCAACCAGCCATTTCCAAAGAAAGCTGTTGATGTCTTCTTTCCTCCAGAAGCTCAGAATGATTTTCCTGTAGCCATGCAG ATTAGCAGTAAGCACGATGTTGTTTTTCTGATTACAAAATATGGCTACATTCACCTTTATGACCTAGAAACTGGCACCTGCATTTATATGAATCGTATAAGTGGGGAAACCATCTTTGTTACTGCCCCTCATGAAGCCACAGCTGGAATCATCGGAGTTAACAGAAAAGGACAG GTTCTTTCTGTGTGTGTGGAAGAGGAGAACATAATCCCATATATCACAAACGTTCTGCAGAACCCCGACCTAGCTTTGCGTATGGCTGTACGAAACAACCTTGCTGGAGCTGAGGAGCTTTTTGCTCGAAAATTCAATGCTCTCTTTGCACAAGGAAATTATTCAGAAGCAGCAAAGGTGGCTGCAAATGCCCCAAAG ggAATACTGCGTACACCGGAAACGATCCGCCGTTTCCAAAGTGTTCCTGCACAACCAGGTCAGACCTCCCCATTGCTGCAATACTTTGGAATTCTTTTAGACCAAGGCCAGCTGAACAAGTTTGAATCATTGGAGCTTTGCAGACCTGTGTTGCAACAAGGTCGCAAACAACTGTTGGAAAAATGGCTTAAGGAAGACAAG CTGGAGTGTTCGGAAGAATTGGGAGATCTCGTAAAGTCTGTTGACCCTACACTTGCCTTGAGTGTTTATCTGAGGGCTAATGTTCCAAATAAAGTAATTCAGTGCTTTGCAGAGACTGGACAGGTTCAGAAGATTGTGCTGTATGCAAAAAAG GTGGGCTATACCCCTGAATGGATTTTCCTGCTGCGAAATGTTATGCGAATCAATCCAGACCAAGGCCAACAGTTCGCTCAAATGTTGGTCCAAGATGAGGAGCCTCTTGCGGATATCACCCAG ATTGTGGATGTCTTTATGGAATACAACCTTATCCAACAATGCACTGCTTTCTTATTGGATGCTCTAAAAAACAACCGTCCAACTGAAGGTCCTTTGCAAACCCGTCTCCTTGAAATGAATCTGATGCATGCACCTCAG GTGGCTGATGCGATTTTGGGCAACCAGATGTTTACACATTACGACCGTGCTCACATTGCACAGCTTTGTGAGAAAGCAGGCCTTCTTCAGAGAGCCTTGGAACACTTCACAGATCTGTATGACATAAAAAGGGCAGTTGTCCACACACATCTTTTGAATCCTGAG TGGCTGGTGAATTATTTTGGCTCCTTGTCTGTTGAAGATTCTCTCGAATGCTTGCGTGCCATGCTTTCTGCAAACATTCGGCAAAATTTGCAGATTTGTGTCCAGGTCGCTTCCAAATACCATGAGCAGCTTTCCACTCTGTCACTCATTGAACTTTTTGAATCTTTCAAGAGCTTTGAAG ggCTGTTTTATTTCTTGGGCTCTATTGTCAACTTTAGCCAGGATCCCGATGTGCATTTTAAATATATCCAGGCAGCTTGCAAAACCGGTCAAATTAAAGAAGTTGAAAGAATAAGCAGAGAGAGTAACTGTTATGATCCTGAGCGAGTGAAAAACTTCCTTaag gaagCCAAGCTCACAGACCAGCTGCCACTGATAATTGTATGTGATCGTTTTGACTTTGTTCACGACCTTGTCCTGTATCTGTACAGGAACAACCTACAGAAATACATTGAGATCTATGTTCAAAAG gtAAATCCAAGTCGGTTGCCAGTAGTTATTGGAGGCCTGCTTGATGTGGATTGTTCAGAAGATGTCATTAAGAGTCTTATCCTTGTTGTGCGGGGACAGTTCTCTACAGATGAGCTTGTTGCTGAAGTTGAGAAAAGAAACAG GTTGAAACTGCTTTTGCCATGGCTAGAATCTCGAATTCATGAGGGTTGTGAAGAGCCTGCCACTCATAATGCTTTGGCTAAAATCTACATAGATAGCAACAATAATCCTGAACGATTCCTACGAGAGAACCCATACTACGATAGCCGCGTTGTTGGAAAGTATTGTGAAAAAAGGGACCCCCATCTTGCATGTGTTGCATATGAACGAGGACAGTGTGATCTGGAACTAATAAAC GTTTGCAATGAAAATTCTCTTTTCAAAAGCCTTTCCCGTTACCTTGTACGTCGTAAGGATCCAGAATTGTGGGCCAGTGTCTTGCTAGAAAGCAACCCATATAGGAGACCTCTAATTGATCAG GTTGTGCAAACAGCTTTGTCTGAAACGCAGGATCCTGAAGAGGTGTCTGTTACTGTGAAAGCCTTTATGACAGCAGACCTTCCCAATGAGCTCATTGAATTGTTGGAGAAAATTGTATTGGACAACTCTGTCTTTAGTGAACACAG AAATCTGCAGAACCTCTTGATTCTGACTGCAATTAAAGCTGACCGCACAAGGGTCATGGAATATATTAATCGTCTGGATAATTATGATGCCCCAGATATTGCAAACATTGCCATAAGCAATGAGTTGTTTGAGGAAGCATTTGCTATTTTCAGGAAATTTGATGTGAACACCTCAGCTGTGCAG GTATTGATTGAACACATCGGGAATTTGGACCGGGCATATGAATTTGCTGAGCGATGTAACGAACCAGCTGTTTGGAGTCAGCTTGCCAAAGCGCAGTTACAGAAAGGGATGGTTAAAGAAGCTATTGATTCCTACATAAAAGCAGATGATCCTTCTTCTTTCATGGAAGTTGTTGAAGCTGCTAATGCCAGTG GAAATTGGGAGGAGTTGGTTAAATACCTGCAAATGGCTCGTAAAAAGGCACGAGAATCCTATGTGGAAACTGAGCTTATATTTGCTCTTGCTAAAACAAATCGCCTTGCAGAACTGGAGGAGTTCATTAATGGACCAAATAATGCACACATTCAGCAG GTTGGTGATCGCTGCTATGATGAAAAAATGTATGACGCTGCTAAGCTCCTCTATAACAATGTTTCAAATTTTGGACGTTTGGCATCCACATTGGTTCACTTGGGAGAGTATCAAGCAGCTGTGGATGGTGCCCGTAAGGCAAATAGCACACGCACTTGGAAAGAG GTTTGCTTTGCTTGTGTTGATGGAAAAGAGTTTCGCCTGGCGCAGATGTGTGGCCTTCATATTGTGGTTCATGCTGATGAATTGGAGGAGCTTATAAATTATTACCAG GATAGAGGGTATTTTGAAGAACTAATCACTATGCTGGAGGCAGCTCTTGGACTGGAAAGGGCGCACATGGGAATGTTCACTGAACTTGCAATCCTTTACTCCAAATTTAAACCCCAGAAAATGAGGGAGCACTTGGAGCTTTTCTGGTCAAGAGTCAATATTCCAAAG GTGCTGAGAGCAGCAGAACAGGCACACTTGTGGGCAGAATTAGTATTCCTGTATGATAAATATGAAGAGTTTGACAATGCTATCATCACAATGATGAACCATGCCACAGATGCATGGAAGGAAGGACAATTTAAAGATATCATTACAAAG GTCGCAAATGTTGAATTGTATTACAAAGCAATCCATTTTTATTTGGAGTTCAAGCCACTGCTACTGAATGATCTTCTGATGGTGCTCTCACCAAGACTTGACCACACCCGTGCAGTAAACTTTTTCACCAAG GTGAAACAGCTTCCTCTGGTAAAACCATATCTGCGTTCAGTTCAGAATCACAACAACAAATCTGTGAATGAGGCTTTAAACAATCTGTTCATTACAGAAGAAGATTACCAG gcaCTTCGAACCTCTATAGATGCATATGACAACTTTGATAACATTTCCCTTGCGCAACGACTCGAGAAGCATGAGCTAATTGAATTTAGAAGAATTGCTGCATATCTATTCAAGGGCAATAATCGTTGGAAGCAAAGTGTGGAGCTTTGTAAAAAAGACAAGCTCTACAAG GATGCTATGCAGTATGCCTCTGAATCCAAAGATACAGAATTGGCGGAGGAACTTCTACAGTGGTTTTTGGTTGAGGAGAAAAAGGAATGCTTTGCAGCCTGTCTCTTTACCTGCTATGACTTGCTGCGACCAGATGTTGTTTTGGAAACAGCATGGAGGCACAACATCATGGAATTTGCTATGCCCTACTTCATTCAGGTCATGAGGGAGTACTTATCTAAG GTTGATGCAATAAAGGAAAAG gtTGACAAATTGGATGCCTCAGAATCCATTAGAAAAGAAGAAGAGCAAGCAACAGAGACACAACCCATTGTTTATG GCCAGCCACAGCTGATGTTGACTGCAGGACCCAGTGTTCCAGTTCCTCCTCAAGCTGCGTATGGCTATGGCTATACTGCACCTGCATATGGGCAACCTCAACCTGGCTTTGGGTATTCCATGTAA
- the cltc.L gene encoding clathrin, heavy chain (Hc) L homeolog isoform X3, protein MAQILPIRFQEHLQLQNLGINPANIGFSTLTMESDKFICIREKVGDQAQVVIIDMNDASNPIRRPISADNAIMNPASKVIALKDAGKTLQIFNIEMKSKMKAHTMTDDVSFWKWISLNTVALVTDNAVYHWSMEGESQPVKVFDRHSSLAGCQIINYRTDAKQKWLLLTGISAQQNRVVGAMQLYSVDRKVSQPIEGHAASFAQFKMEGNAEESTLFCFAVRGQAGGKLHIIEVGTPPTGNQPFPKKAVDVFFPPEAQNDFPVAMQISSKHDVVFLITKYGYIHLYDLETGTCIYMNRISGETIFVTAPHEATAGIIGVNRKGQVLSVCVEEENIIPYITNVLQNPDLALRMAVRNNLAGAEELFARKFNALFAQGNYSEAAKVAANAPKGILRTPETIRRFQSVPAQPGQTSPLLQYFGILLDQGQLNKFESLELCRPVLQQGRKQLLEKWLKEDKLECSEELGDLVKSVDPTLALSVYLRANVPNKVIQCFAETGQVQKIVLYAKKVGYTPEWIFLLRNVMRINPDQGQQFAQMLVQDEEPLADITQIVDVFMEYNLIQQCTAFLLDALKNNRPTEGPLQTRLLEMNLMHAPQVADAILGNQMFTHYDRAHIAQLCEKAGLLQRALEHFTDLYDIKRAVVHTHLLNPEWLVNYFGSLSVEDSLECLRAMLSANIRQNLQICVQVASKYHEQLSTLSLIELFESFKSFEGLFYFLGSIVNFSQDPDVHFKYIQAACKTGQIKEVERISRESNCYDPERVKNFLKEAKLTDQLPLIIVCDRFDFVHDLVLYLYRNNLQKYIEIYVQKVNPSRLPVVIGGLLDVDCSEDVIKSLILVVRGQFSTDELVAEVEKRNRLKLLLPWLESRIHEGCEEPATHNALAKIYIDSNNNPERFLRENPYYDSRVVGKYCEKRDPHLACVAYERGQCDLELINVCNENSLFKSLSRYLVRRKDPELWASVLLESNPYRRPLIDQVVQTALSETQDPEEVSVTVKAFMTADLPNELIELLEKIVLDNSVFSEHRNLQNLLILTAIKADRTRVMEYINRLDNYDAPDIANIAISNELFEEAFAIFRKFDVNTSAVQVLIEHIGNLDRAYEFAERCNEPAVWSQLAKAQLQKGMVKEAIDSYIKADDPSSFMEVVEAANASGNWEELVKYLQMARKKARESYVETELIFALAKTNRLAELEEFINGPNNAHIQQVGDRCYDEKMYDAAKLLYNNVSNFGRLASTLVHLGEYQAAVDGARKANSTRTWKEVCFACVDGKEFRLAQMCGLHIVVHADELEELINYYQDRGYFEELITMLEAALGLERAHMGMFTELAILYSKFKPQKMREHLELFWSRVNIPKVLRAAEQAHLWAELVFLYDKYEEFDNAIITMMNHATDAWKEGQFKDIITKVANVELYYKAIHFYLEFKPLLLNDLLMVLSPRLDHTRAVNFFTKVKQLPLVKPYLRSVQNHNNKSVNEALNNLFITEEDYQALRTSIDAYDNFDNISLAQRLEKHELIEFRRIAAYLFKGNNRWKQSVELCKKDKLYKDAMQYASESKDTELAEELLQWFLVEEKKECFAACLFTCYDLLRPDVVLETAWRHNIMEFAMPYFIQVMREYLSKVDKLDASESIRKEEEQATETQPIVYGQPQLMLTAGPSVPVPPQAAYGYGYTAPAYGQPQPGFGYSM, encoded by the exons CTGGAAAAACACTCCAAATTTTTAACATTGAAATGAAAAGCAAGATGAAGGCCCACACCATGACCGATGATGTCTCATTCTGGAAATGGATCTCCTTGAACACTGTCGCTTTAGTGACTGACAATGCAGTCTATCATTGGAGTATGGAGGGGGAATCTCAGCCAGTAAAGGTGTTTGACCGACATTCAAGCCTGGCAGGGTGCCAGATCATTAATTATCGAACAGATGCAAAGCAAAAGTGGCTGCTTCTCACTGGAATATCTGCCCAG caaaaccGGGTTGTGGGAGCCATGCAGCTTTACTCTGTAGACAGGAAAGTGTCTCAGCCCATTGAAGGACATGCTGCCAGCTTTGCACAGTTCAAGATGGAAGGAAATGCTGAAGAATCAACCCTCTTCTGCTTTGCTGTAAGGGGTCAAGCTGGGGGTAAG ctCCATATTATAGAAGTTGGTACACCACCTACAGGCAACCAGCCATTTCCAAAGAAAGCTGTTGATGTCTTCTTTCCTCCAGAAGCTCAGAATGATTTTCCTGTAGCCATGCAG ATTAGCAGTAAGCACGATGTTGTTTTTCTGATTACAAAATATGGCTACATTCACCTTTATGACCTAGAAACTGGCACCTGCATTTATATGAATCGTATAAGTGGGGAAACCATCTTTGTTACTGCCCCTCATGAAGCCACAGCTGGAATCATCGGAGTTAACAGAAAAGGACAG GTTCTTTCTGTGTGTGTGGAAGAGGAGAACATAATCCCATATATCACAAACGTTCTGCAGAACCCCGACCTAGCTTTGCGTATGGCTGTACGAAACAACCTTGCTGGAGCTGAGGAGCTTTTTGCTCGAAAATTCAATGCTCTCTTTGCACAAGGAAATTATTCAGAAGCAGCAAAGGTGGCTGCAAATGCCCCAAAG ggAATACTGCGTACACCGGAAACGATCCGCCGTTTCCAAAGTGTTCCTGCACAACCAGGTCAGACCTCCCCATTGCTGCAATACTTTGGAATTCTTTTAGACCAAGGCCAGCTGAACAAGTTTGAATCATTGGAGCTTTGCAGACCTGTGTTGCAACAAGGTCGCAAACAACTGTTGGAAAAATGGCTTAAGGAAGACAAG CTGGAGTGTTCGGAAGAATTGGGAGATCTCGTAAAGTCTGTTGACCCTACACTTGCCTTGAGTGTTTATCTGAGGGCTAATGTTCCAAATAAAGTAATTCAGTGCTTTGCAGAGACTGGACAGGTTCAGAAGATTGTGCTGTATGCAAAAAAG GTGGGCTATACCCCTGAATGGATTTTCCTGCTGCGAAATGTTATGCGAATCAATCCAGACCAAGGCCAACAGTTCGCTCAAATGTTGGTCCAAGATGAGGAGCCTCTTGCGGATATCACCCAG ATTGTGGATGTCTTTATGGAATACAACCTTATCCAACAATGCACTGCTTTCTTATTGGATGCTCTAAAAAACAACCGTCCAACTGAAGGTCCTTTGCAAACCCGTCTCCTTGAAATGAATCTGATGCATGCACCTCAG GTGGCTGATGCGATTTTGGGCAACCAGATGTTTACACATTACGACCGTGCTCACATTGCACAGCTTTGTGAGAAAGCAGGCCTTCTTCAGAGAGCCTTGGAACACTTCACAGATCTGTATGACATAAAAAGGGCAGTTGTCCACACACATCTTTTGAATCCTGAG TGGCTGGTGAATTATTTTGGCTCCTTGTCTGTTGAAGATTCTCTCGAATGCTTGCGTGCCATGCTTTCTGCAAACATTCGGCAAAATTTGCAGATTTGTGTCCAGGTCGCTTCCAAATACCATGAGCAGCTTTCCACTCTGTCACTCATTGAACTTTTTGAATCTTTCAAGAGCTTTGAAG ggCTGTTTTATTTCTTGGGCTCTATTGTCAACTTTAGCCAGGATCCCGATGTGCATTTTAAATATATCCAGGCAGCTTGCAAAACCGGTCAAATTAAAGAAGTTGAAAGAATAAGCAGAGAGAGTAACTGTTATGATCCTGAGCGAGTGAAAAACTTCCTTaag gaagCCAAGCTCACAGACCAGCTGCCACTGATAATTGTATGTGATCGTTTTGACTTTGTTCACGACCTTGTCCTGTATCTGTACAGGAACAACCTACAGAAATACATTGAGATCTATGTTCAAAAG gtAAATCCAAGTCGGTTGCCAGTAGTTATTGGAGGCCTGCTTGATGTGGATTGTTCAGAAGATGTCATTAAGAGTCTTATCCTTGTTGTGCGGGGACAGTTCTCTACAGATGAGCTTGTTGCTGAAGTTGAGAAAAGAAACAG GTTGAAACTGCTTTTGCCATGGCTAGAATCTCGAATTCATGAGGGTTGTGAAGAGCCTGCCACTCATAATGCTTTGGCTAAAATCTACATAGATAGCAACAATAATCCTGAACGATTCCTACGAGAGAACCCATACTACGATAGCCGCGTTGTTGGAAAGTATTGTGAAAAAAGGGACCCCCATCTTGCATGTGTTGCATATGAACGAGGACAGTGTGATCTGGAACTAATAAAC GTTTGCAATGAAAATTCTCTTTTCAAAAGCCTTTCCCGTTACCTTGTACGTCGTAAGGATCCAGAATTGTGGGCCAGTGTCTTGCTAGAAAGCAACCCATATAGGAGACCTCTAATTGATCAG GTTGTGCAAACAGCTTTGTCTGAAACGCAGGATCCTGAAGAGGTGTCTGTTACTGTGAAAGCCTTTATGACAGCAGACCTTCCCAATGAGCTCATTGAATTGTTGGAGAAAATTGTATTGGACAACTCTGTCTTTAGTGAACACAG AAATCTGCAGAACCTCTTGATTCTGACTGCAATTAAAGCTGACCGCACAAGGGTCATGGAATATATTAATCGTCTGGATAATTATGATGCCCCAGATATTGCAAACATTGCCATAAGCAATGAGTTGTTTGAGGAAGCATTTGCTATTTTCAGGAAATTTGATGTGAACACCTCAGCTGTGCAG GTATTGATTGAACACATCGGGAATTTGGACCGGGCATATGAATTTGCTGAGCGATGTAACGAACCAGCTGTTTGGAGTCAGCTTGCCAAAGCGCAGTTACAGAAAGGGATGGTTAAAGAAGCTATTGATTCCTACATAAAAGCAGATGATCCTTCTTCTTTCATGGAAGTTGTTGAAGCTGCTAATGCCAGTG GAAATTGGGAGGAGTTGGTTAAATACCTGCAAATGGCTCGTAAAAAGGCACGAGAATCCTATGTGGAAACTGAGCTTATATTTGCTCTTGCTAAAACAAATCGCCTTGCAGAACTGGAGGAGTTCATTAATGGACCAAATAATGCACACATTCAGCAG GTTGGTGATCGCTGCTATGATGAAAAAATGTATGACGCTGCTAAGCTCCTCTATAACAATGTTTCAAATTTTGGACGTTTGGCATCCACATTGGTTCACTTGGGAGAGTATCAAGCAGCTGTGGATGGTGCCCGTAAGGCAAATAGCACACGCACTTGGAAAGAG GTTTGCTTTGCTTGTGTTGATGGAAAAGAGTTTCGCCTGGCGCAGATGTGTGGCCTTCATATTGTGGTTCATGCTGATGAATTGGAGGAGCTTATAAATTATTACCAG GATAGAGGGTATTTTGAAGAACTAATCACTATGCTGGAGGCAGCTCTTGGACTGGAAAGGGCGCACATGGGAATGTTCACTGAACTTGCAATCCTTTACTCCAAATTTAAACCCCAGAAAATGAGGGAGCACTTGGAGCTTTTCTGGTCAAGAGTCAATATTCCAAAG GTGCTGAGAGCAGCAGAACAGGCACACTTGTGGGCAGAATTAGTATTCCTGTATGATAAATATGAAGAGTTTGACAATGCTATCATCACAATGATGAACCATGCCACAGATGCATGGAAGGAAGGACAATTTAAAGATATCATTACAAAG GTCGCAAATGTTGAATTGTATTACAAAGCAATCCATTTTTATTTGGAGTTCAAGCCACTGCTACTGAATGATCTTCTGATGGTGCTCTCACCAAGACTTGACCACACCCGTGCAGTAAACTTTTTCACCAAG GTGAAACAGCTTCCTCTGGTAAAACCATATCTGCGTTCAGTTCAGAATCACAACAACAAATCTGTGAATGAGGCTTTAAACAATCTGTTCATTACAGAAGAAGATTACCAG gcaCTTCGAACCTCTATAGATGCATATGACAACTTTGATAACATTTCCCTTGCGCAACGACTCGAGAAGCATGAGCTAATTGAATTTAGAAGAATTGCTGCATATCTATTCAAGGGCAATAATCGTTGGAAGCAAAGTGTGGAGCTTTGTAAAAAAGACAAGCTCTACAAG GATGCTATGCAGTATGCCTCTGAATCCAAAGATACAGAATTGGCGGAGGAACTTCTACAGTGGTTTTTGGTTGAGGAGAAAAAGGAATGCTTTGCAGCCTGTCTCTTTACCTGCTATGACTTGCTGCGACCAGATGTTGTTTTGGAAACAGCATGGAGGCACAACATCATGGAATTTGCTATGCCCTACTTCATTCAGGTCATGAGGGAGTACTTATCTAAG gtTGACAAATTGGATGCCTCAGAATCCATTAGAAAAGAAGAAGAGCAAGCAACAGAGACACAACCCATTGTTTATG GCCAGCCACAGCTGATGTTGACTGCAGGACCCAGTGTTCCAGTTCCTCCTCAAGCTGCGTATGGCTATGGCTATACTGCACCTGCATATGGGCAACCTCAACCTGGCTTTGGGTATTCCATGTAA